The DNA sequence tgttgctccaaaacctgtatatattgttcagcattaatggtgctttcacagatgtgcaagtcacgcATACCATGACCactaatgccccccccccataccatcacggatgctggcttttgaattgtgcactgataagaagccagattaTCCCTCTCATTAATTCTGGAGGATGTAGCCTCCATGACTccgaaaaataatttcacattttgatttgtcagaacaCAagggcagttttccacttttcctCAAGTAAATCTTTAATTAGCTTGGGCTCAGAGAAGGCAGTGGCGgtcctggatcttgtttatacatggtttcttctttgcatggtacagtttaaacttgcatttgcggatgcagcaacatactgtgttcacagaaaatggtttttggaagtgttcctgagcccatgcagtgatgtccacttcagaatcctgtctgtttttaatgcagtgctgccagAGGGCCTGAATATCATGACCATCCAGtgttggtttttggccttgtcccttcaATACatagatttctctggattcttgGAAtcttttaatcaatcaatcaatcaaatgtatttataaagccctttttacatcagcagatgtcacaaagtgcttttacaaaacacctggccttaaactccaaggagcaaacaacagtagtgttgaatttcaggctaggaaaaactaacagggccgaaatttaggaagaaacctatagaggactcagaggggtgaccagtcctcttctggctgtgccaggtggacatattaagattacaattgtaataattaataaatgcatgtgggctgagtctagagtctatttaaacgtagtccaggtcggaagcatgaccagatggacaaggaagggacaacacgggggatgggtcagcacagtggcagctgaaattgtcaggcatcgtctcgatctgcaacacaaccaggaggactctggacagggacagcaacaggtccccCAAGCTAGGTACTCcacagatgtgggccaggacctcatgccctcctaagttcaaaatgggaggagactgagaaaattcaaaaaatgcattcctcatatcaacaaggatttatagtggaggaggagaacttAGTGAagaagaactgaccctactcccccagcacaataatatagcagcgtaagaccttgggactgagactggggggtctggcgacactgtggccctatctgggggaggccccggacagggcccaacaggcagaaaatcaatccacccacattgccaagtaTCAACCAAAGGACACCCACCATGATATTATGTCCCATacatgatgagatccccaaactctttggaATTCTACATTGAGAAattgtattcttaaattgttgcactatttgccggtgcagtctttcacagaatggtgaacccctccccatctttattctgacagacccatcctctctggaattatctttttatatcatgttactgactgttgccaattgacctaattagtttttCCACCAGGTAGTTTTTGAGCATTACACAACTTAACCAGTGTTTTGTTATCTCTGAACCAacgttttttaaatgtgttgctggcatcaaaataggcatacatttttcaagaaacaattaaatatctcagtttcaacatttgatatgcagtctttgtactattgtctattgaacatagggtttaaattattttcacatcattgcattgtttctatttacattttacaaagcgtcccaacttttttgcaaacTGACATTCGTATTTCTCGTTTCATAATGTGACAAAGGTtatcaatgggtgacaggtctggactgcaggcaggccagtttagcactgactcttttactacagagccatgctgttgtaaaacgTACAGAATgaggtttggcattgtcttgctgaaataagcaaggccttcaaTGAAAAAGTCATAgtctagatggcagcatatgttgctcatTTTTTGACATttgaccaaatcacaaacattAATTATATATAGCCCAAAAATACATACACCTACAGTTTTTTGACAGCCAACTACCAGAGCTGCAAATATTGTCTAGCCACAGCACTCTGCACTGTGGGATATTAAAGCACACACAGTGGAGCAGACAAACTCAGCTGAATAAAGGAGGAAATTCCTGCTCTGTTATTAAAGGGCAAAAATTATAATGCTGTTTTCTTGTATATTACAATGTCCATGACAGCATGTAGCCTCAAGGACATTGCCTTTTGACAGCATGTAGTCTCCTGAAGTCAATTCAAACCATGCtacaaacacattccctttacTGTTTAATAAATAACTTTCTGTTGTCGTACAACTTTGCCTATAGGCTTGTCTGCAGAAGTCAGCAGTAAATACTCTATTAAACAATACTGTGGTCTATCAACAATGACAAACACAGTTTtatggaacattttgaaagtcaAATAGTTCAACAAGTAGTTTACACAGAGAATGACCTTAAGACCACTGAAGATTACATTCTCATGCTTCGTTTCCTCAATCAGCATTTTGTCTTCCTAAAACAGCACAAAAAGATCTTTGACTTGGCTAAACAGCACCTACATTATCTCAACAAAATCCATCATAGCAATTGGTATGGTTAATGATTTCCCAGACACACGTTTGTTTGGTTTCTAAAAACCATTATGAAGTCCCAGGAACATGttacaataaaattatttgatcagaatatatattttattttatttctcaggaTATTGAAATTCTGAACTTCTCTTGAAGTCAACATATGTATTAGACAGACCTCATCTTATACAATCATTTTACAAtacaatggaaatgtttttttaggcATACACATCCATCATTCAGTTCATGGTACAAATTATGTTAGGTAATAGGATATGACAAAAGTTATAAATGCTATTTTTAAGTGCCATAATCTGTTAATGAATCTGTTAATGGAAGAACTTTGAGCATGGTTTTCTATTATAAAACAGTGTGTTTTGAATATTTTCCACTTATTTTTGGTGGTGACATTACTGATGGATATGCAAAAACAAAGGAAGATATTTAACATTTGTCAATtcacaaaagtatttgaaatgtattttgaagttCAACAAAGAACCTAATAGATTATTTGAACATATGCAAAAAAGTACAATATCAATGATTTTGTAACATTTCTCtcaatattattatataaataatctGTAAGTGCCTTAATCAGATCCACAATCAATTCCAGATACTTTTGGACAATCTGGATGCACAAAAACATGATACTACCAGTCTATGGACCTGACTGGGAGTTATGCCACAAATGATAGGTTGAAAGGTTGGCATTTGGAAATGAGCTAAACTAAAGCATAAACCACTGACACACCATATGACCATAGACTGCTTACAGGTTAAAGTATAAGAATAAAACATGGTGGTAAGAAGCCACAGAATGTCCCACACAGGCAGAGGTGCATAGAGCCCTGTATAGGAATGACAACTACAAATTATTTCAACAGTACAGTATAAACAAACTTTCTTCAGAGCAGTCAAAATGCATCTAAAACTAAACATGCAAACTAGTCATTCAGGaattaaatgtttcttcaaAAGTCCTGTGTTCTGTAAGCACATGACATTTAAGTAACTGTTCACTTATGTGAAGAAGGCCAATGTGTACAGTTAGGGTACTGCATAGTTGCTGAACAGCTTAACCCATGAGCCATCAAATCAGAAGAAAATTATTAGTACAAAAAGAACATTCCGGAATTCCAAATACTGCACGGATCCTGTTATTTCCATAGTCCCATAAGCATGAAACAACAATACTAGAGAGATACAGTAAAAGGCACCACGGTCTTATTGCTCTAGTTAACAAAAATGGGATGAAACACCCGATAACAGAAgttcattttcttaatattCAGTGCCACCAGTCAAAGAGCCAGTGTTGCATAGTTCAACAATGACGAGTAAGAGAGCAGTGGGTCCCCTTAACACAGCTGCTCAGAGAAAGGTCCTTGTGTTGTACTTGAGCCAAGGAAACATGCACGTCTACACTACTGCCAGGGCCCAACCCCACTTCACTATGGCTACAGGGCAAAGGCTTTTAGCAATCCATGAGTCAGTCTCAGTCTGTCTTTATTTCTAGACAAGCAACACCGGAAACAATCTGCATCACAGAGTATGGTGGCCTTTAATTCAGTCAACGGATATAACACCTCTCCCATAATGCAAGGAGCACATTAGTAATAAAACTGATACCTCCACACACCATGGCTGACATGAGAAATAATCTCAGGAACAGCATAGAAATGATAATTGACCTGAAATACCCATTAGTCATAAAGTAATAGCAGGCCATCTAAGACATTAAAGCAGGGCACTTTTCCTAAACAGACTAACCCTTAGAACAAGCTTCAATGTCCCTACACGCTTTACTGTCCCTGGAATCACGTTCAAGTCGTCCCTAACCACCGTCAATATTAGTGTTAACCCAAAGTTTCAGTCAAATCCCACAGCAACACATACAGAAGTTCACTGCTCACTGATCTTCAGGTCAGCCAGTCATTTAGCCACAGATACACGACAAGGGCATCTTCATCATCCACCACAGCACTGCCAGGCCTCACAGCTGGGGCACCTTGTCCTCATACATTGGTGGCGGAGTGAGAGGCTCAATACTGATCCCTTCCGGCGGCAGGGAGTTTTCTGTGCTGTTCATATGGTGCTTCTCCGATTTAATCCTCCGGATCTTAAGCGGAAGGAGCTTGAGGCCCGTGCGCGCAGCCCAGCGGTTAGGTGGAACAGCTGCAGCAGCAGCAGAGGAAGCGGGGTTGGTTGAATCAGGAGCTGTGAAGTCACATCCTTCCATGTCTATTTGCACCCCGTCCACCAGGTCATCATATGAGGGCAGCTGGGAGGCGCTGTGACGCAGGTTGCTCTGGCGTATGGGGTACTGACCGCTGCCTACCGCCTCCTCGTAGCTGGGCACGTTGTACCTCTGGGCCTGCTCCTCAGCCCtgtcgacacacacacacacacacacacaaattactgCGTTTACagaatgtatgtttatttttaccAGTGAAGCATGTTAAGAATGCATTCTTATTGTCTTCAACAGTATAGAGTTAAATACAGGTTTTACATGGCTTTACAGCAAAAGGTGCCCAAATGTAAAAGGGTTACGTTTTACACCTCGGGCAATGAACTGAAAAGTTTCAAAATTAGGACTGCAGTTAATTCAAGGAAGCACTAAAACATGGGTATGCAAAGTTAACAGCAAAGGACCATATAATGTTGGTAACCTGTTGTAAAAAGCAATTGGTTGATAAACtttgacattattattttagtttggCATTCATTTTCGCattataaattcacaattttccTTTATTTAACTGCTGTCGGCTCCTAGATTTTTAACATCATGTTGCACAACCAGGGGTGTTTATTGGATGTTGTCATCAAGGCTTCTCgatgatcattacaaaacataGAATCTTGGAattttcacatttattattgattGCGGAGATTAAGAAACTTACAACCTTTGAACCTAATAGGGTGTGTTGTTGCAGGCTTTGACTCCAGCCATGTACAGATGACTCAACACATGCCCACAAAATTTAACTAGTGGTTTGATCAGCAGAATGACTTTGCTTGGTCAAGATCAAATGCCTGCATCCACACACCCTAGATGGTTGAAGCTGAAGTTTCTTCATCATTGATGATTATATCTGGGCATTGGAACGGATCTCCCGATTCGATTTCCATTAACACGTCACCAATTCAGTTTGGATTcgattttgatttaatttggaTGTAGTGATaatcacaataaaaatattagtCAAAAAAGAGAGATTATCTGAATATGAAGGCTATGAATGGCACAGGGAATCCTCCGGCTTGCATAACATGGTAGATTACTAAAGATGAATGTTAAACATTGACAGCTAGGCCTATTACATagaattgctttttatttaacaaatataaATGGCTTCTggtttttttacaaaatattaataatagaaAATACCTCATTCATAAATGACCATGAAATAATGACAAATTAGCCAAGGTTCTGACTCAGTGCAAGTTGTAACAACTAGGAATAAAAATCATTTGTGATAGATGTTACAGAACCCAGCTTCCAACCGTTTGAAGGACCAAAACAGTTATTCAAATGAACAATAGAATTGAATCTGTCATTCAATCTTTTTAACAAAACCTCAGTGTATGTTCTCATATAAACAGGTCTGTATCATCACAACTAACGATCAATTAACTGTATTAATTAATGTACCCGGcatccaattatcagttatatacatacagctgttgaaaaaagaaaagtcaGATTAATCAGACTTTTCTTGTATCCTAATAATGGGTATCAATCTTTATTGGCCAACCTCTAATCGGGAATCTACGACTTGAAAACGTATGCCAAATCAAACTTTAACAAccaactgcttttttttttttaacaaagaacTTTTACTGGAAGGATTTTACTGCACTTTACTTTATTGTACTGGGGGAGTTACCAAATAAGCATTAACATTAAGAAAATTGCTACATTCCTATAGACATTTACAAGGAAAATAGACAGGTAAAACAGCTGATGCCATATAATGCTGTGGATGAGGTTCAGAGTGAGAAATGTGTGTCCAACATATTCAGACCCCACATCACCATACTGAAAGCATTTCAGTTTCTGAAATGACTTATTTAGGTGTTGTGGGAGCACGTAGTGTTTTTATTCCTTCCAGAGCTTACTGCACACCGAGGATGGTAAATCCCTGGTTGTGGCAAGTTCTGCAAGTCAAACTGCGAAAAAGAGAAATGCTTAACCTTCCATAACATACTATGCACACTGGAAATAGAGATTTGCTCTGGACACTACACGCGCTGATGCTCAGAGCTCTCTGTACACGGAAAGGTCCTAAACTAATGACCCGATTATCCAGCACTACACAGAACCGGTCTTTAATTCACTCATTAACTAATCAGCATCTGCAGTACTCACGTCTCGGCATCCTCCACACTAGCAGTTATGTTGCCCGCCCCCGGAGTCTGCCCTTCTAAGAGTGCCTGCCGCTCCCTCTGCTTGTTCCTCATCCCTAGgcacagggacagcaacagcaTGGCCACCCCAGCCCCGGCCAGAACAAAGGCAACTGATGAAGCCTTCCCCCGGTTGTCCGGTTTTGAGTTCCCTCCTCCGGTGCCACTGCTGCTGTTCCCGGCCATGTCGGCGGGCACCACGCTCCACACGATCATGACAATGCCCAGGGCCACCAGCCCCACCCCCAGGGCACACAGGGCATATTGGGAGCCTGAGTTCCCAGGACTGTTGTTGTGGCTGTTGACAACAGTGGGGTTCGGGGACATCACGCTGGAGTACAATTCACCCAAAACGTAGGCCCTGCTAGTGTTCAGCTAGGACAGTTAATTGCTTCACACCTAGGgtcaagacagagaagacagagtTAGTGAGaacacagacataaaaaaagaaaagcatacAGTAAAAAAAGCCTTAGAATACAAAGTTAAATAAAACGGAAAATTGGAAAGGAGACTACACACATTTAAGTCTGATAGAGAACCATTGCACCCATAACATTATAGTAATAtttcaaaaatctaaataatctgggggaaaaaacattataCACCCCACAGTCAGAATGTAGAGTTAAAATGCTGGGTGTTAAATTAAAGCAAATATAACTGCCAGTAGCATTTGTCTCCTGAGAATTCTAGCACCTACTTGAAAGAGATCCACAATAACTCTAAAAACGTCCTTACACAGGTTTAAGGGCAGATGTTTTTATGGCAAGCATTAAGCACTCCCATAAACAGGAAAGTGTTGCACAATGCCTACTTGTTCAGAAGAATTATGATATGGACCGTCAATTTCACAGTGCATTACAAAGCATGAAAAGCAGTCGTTTTCCTAACTGTAACAAGGCTATACCACTactaaaaccaaaacattatcCAAGTGAGAAGCTACAATAGGTCTGAGGTGAAATAATGTAGTGCCATGCTACTTTCTTGATTTAACCCTTTATTTTAGGAACGGATAAAGCaaaacattatattatattttcagaTCATTAGGTGCCCAACATAACAATATATGGTGTTTGGGACACAGTCACTGGAGGTATTTTGCTTGTTTGTCTAAATCCTGTGAAACACAACCTAAAAACAACAGAACCCCCATTTTCTACACAATGGTTGTTTTATCAGTTGTTATGCTGATCAATGGAAAGCCTTTCACCTTTGTAAAAAACTGAACATGTAGCAAAACAATATGGATTATCCCCAAAATATTGTTACATAATCCTGGATTTAACAATATGAGTAGTAGTTGGGATAAACACCACACTTGAACGGACAAAGCTATGACTCCAAGAAATTACCATTGATAACTTAAGTTATCGGTTTCTGTCAACACGGGTAAAAATGCCCgtcccagcttttctgaaacgtgttactgacatcaaattcagagtggacatacatttttcaagaaacaataacatttctcagtttaaacatgttatatgctgtctttgtactattttctatttaatataggtttttaaatgatttgcacatcattgcattgtattttactttacattttacacgGCGTTccattttttggaaacggggttgtagatGTAGAAGATGAAGTAGGACACATTCTCATTAGAAATGCAGTCTCTCACTTTACCTGTCAACGGTTGTGAAATCACAATAAGACATGCTTCAGCTGGTAAAGCATACTCAACGTATTTTGTATGCAGACTGCAGCTCCAATGTCAAATAACATTTCCTCGGGCAAAAACTGCGGATTTCACCATCCGAAGAGACTTATTTGCTGAAATACTTGTTTTATGACGTCTACTCTGGTGTTTCAGCAAAAGTAAGGCATGAAGTTGTTTTAAGAGAGgtaaaattaaatgaataataaattaGAGCTGAAACAGTTAAGTTATTTTCGATCTAACAAAACCCCCTATTGCCGAATTCATTGTCCTAACGCGTTACATTTTACAACAGTAGCTAACTACTAGCTAGCCTACCTAGTTACTGTTGTTGCCCCCCCAATTAAAACCATAACGTTAAACCAATAATCTCGTTCAAAGGGAGACAACTGGGGTATGTACTGGTGATCGCACAATTGCGTGCTCCGAAAACCAATAAACTTAGTAAGCTAACTCATATTCTTGTCCAAAACTACTGTCTACGCTAAGCAGGACTATCCTCTACAGCGGAATCTAACTACTAAAATGAAAGGGCTGGGTTAGTAAAAATGATCACAATATGATGTAATAATGGGTGGTATTTTGACTCCCTTACCTTTGCATTGTTGACTGACAAAGATCGCTTGAAACGAGGTTTTCATAAATCTACCGATATATTCTCAACTATAGTTGTTTCTCGAACGCGATCCAGTCAATTAACGACCGTAGTTTGTAGACCGTGTGTCTTTAAATTCGCGAATCAGATGCCACATTTCAAACCAGGAACTTTCTCAGACAACTCTTTAACCCTTCCACTCATAGTATTGCTTGTTGTGAGAGATGGTCACGCACATATATTAAGCAATAAGTGTAGCGATGTTGGGGAATAATGAATTGCATGCAATTTAAGTAAACTTTCCATTACCTTGACatcagcaacattaaagaaacactccCGGGTCACGAAAATGAGGAAATTGTCAAAATAAGAGACCaacgtattacttcaaaactgacataaatggagtttattaattgtttaagaaaatgtacctctcaaaacattgacaacaattcaaatatgatcatatttaagagtaatttcaataaaaagtgggttttaaaacacgttccaagggaagaattctgacaatgccaatgactgaatatggaatacatattgcctcatagctcataaactattgaatattccacagagaaagcaaatctaggaaatgttcaggacagtgtgtagagtaagacaaacctgtctaatcatggggaatggtgtgctacatctagcaacactaTTTCCACACCCTATTTTTCCATAATGTacctcaatggatatgaaatacatattgacccatacaaaaaaaactattctatacgcagcagtgaatgtattgtaggaaatgttcacgAGAgtctatagagtgattatatgcaaagaaatcaaggggcactgtgtatttgctatttttgctggcattttactccacccattcttTTGGcaacaatgtaactcaatggatatgaaatacatattgccctgtactgaaaaaactgttctatacgccgcagtgaatgtattgtaggaaatgttcaggagagaggatagagtgattatatgcaaaaaaatcaaggggcactgtgtatttgcaattgttgtaggtttaatatgcaaatcacacctctcatggccatctgccccatggctataaaagagggtCTCACACTCTGCTCAGtctcccgacatacctttcttcacaagaaaagcagtcagagaccggtcagggcatgaaccctatgggcgacgctccactcatagaactggagttacaaaAGTAACTATCGTTCTACTTCATGAAGCTTTGCCCTAAATTGCTTTAGGGCAAAGCAAGtgagcccaagatgtactcccaTCCTGTCACCAACCTCACCAACGAGACAAGTGTCCAACAGGACGGCTCAGGCACGGAATACAAACCGAGCCGCTTCCATCCCGCTCAACAACTGGCAcatacgtttgcccactgataaACAGCCTTAAATGAATGCACACACGGCACCAACCCATCCAGTACCTCCTCAATCAGTAAAAACTGAATTGGAGTGTCCGAGGCCAGCCCAAAAAACACGACGAGACCCGGACTCAACGCACAAGCAGACGCTCACACACAATGCGAGCGTCCAACCAAAAAGCCACACAGGCAAACTGGAGCACCGGACGGCAGCCATGTCATGCAAGTAAAACCAGACAAAAGGCTAAGGCGTCCCCCAAGACGCAGCAGCGCAAATGTCCTCCACGCCCCTGAACAGGGCGGCCGAGGCCGCCACCCCACACGTAATGTGTGCCCCAAACCCCCTAGGCGAAGGCGTGCCAAGTGACACGTAGGCCAGATCAATCACCTCACACAaccagcgagacagacactggggcctccgtgacacacaaagagctggTCGTGCActgcacatactgtgccaaagcgCGCACTGGGCACAGACGATGCAACCTCTACTCCCTCGCTCCCgcatggggagggggagaaaatgCCCATAATaccatcttcatggaacgaAACAACAACTTGATCACCTTAGGCAGAAAGGCCGGGTGAGGGAGCAACACAGCCCTGCTGCCATCGCGACAACCAGGCTGCGTTGAACAGCGCACAAAGGTCAGAGCCAACATGAGTGCCGTCTTAAGGGACAGCATTCTCAACACTATCTGACCAATAGGTTTGAACGGCACGTCGcacagcgcctccagaaccaaagccTAATCCCACTGACCCGGCCAGGAAACGTTTCACCAAGGGATGACTAAATATAGACACCCCATTGAACCCTTCATGACACGCCGAGATCGCACACGCGTACACCTTAAGCGTGCCAGGGGATCTTTGCTGATCAAACAGATGTTGCAGTAACGACTGGACACTGCGCACGTCACAACAAGGGTGGTCAACTCCCCTCCAACGGCCAGCATAGCTAGCCAACGTGGAGGCCGCCTTTGTACCCTGAATGGTTGCAACGACCTCCTCGGTCAGTCCTCACCGCAGCAGCCAGGCCCTCTCAGGAGTCAGGCCCATAACGGCTGGCCCAACACAGGGATTGCCCCGATCGAGCCCAACACAGATCCACCTGTGCCTTCCTGAAACGTCT is a window from the Esox lucius isolate fEsoLuc1 chromosome 12, fEsoLuc1.pri, whole genome shotgun sequence genome containing:
- the tmem51a gene encoding transmembrane protein 51a codes for the protein MSPNPTVVNSHNNSPGNSGSQYALCALGVGLVALGIVMIVWSVVPADMAGNSSSGTGGGNSKPDNRGKASSVAFVLAGAGVAMLLLSLCLGMRNKQRERQALLEGQTPGAGNITASVEDAETAEEQAQRYNVPSYEEAVGSGQYPIRQSNLRHSASQLPSYDDLVDGVQIDMEGCDFTAPDSTNPASSAAAAAVPPNRWAARTGLKLLPLKIRRIKSEKHHMNSTENSLPPEGISIEPLTPPPMYEDKVPQL